A single genomic interval of Alistipes provencensis harbors:
- the nuoH gene encoding NADH-quinone oxidoreductase subunit NuoH, with product MFDFSIITSWVHGLLTSLMPFGLAVFIECVLVGVCLLLMYAVIAIVMIFMERKVCAAFQCRLGPVRVGFWGLLQVPADVLKMLTKEIITIRRSDKFLYNLAPYIVILASVLAFACLPVSRGLEVLDFNVGVFFLMAASSIGVVGILLAGWSSNNKYSLIGAMRSGAQMISYELSIGLSILTIIVLTDTMQFSEIVARQADGWFLFKGHIPAFVAFVIYLIAGNAEVNRGPFDLPEAESELTAGYHTEYSGMHFGLFYVAEFVNLFIVAGVAATIFLGGWMPLHISGWEGFNAVMDYIPGFVWFFAKAFFVVWLLMWIKWTFPRLRIDQILTLEWKYLVPIGLANLLLMVIVVVFKLHF from the coding sequence ATGTTCGACTTTTCTATAATTACAAGCTGGGTCCACGGACTGCTGACGTCGCTGATGCCCTTCGGGCTGGCTGTCTTCATCGAATGCGTTCTGGTCGGCGTCTGCCTGCTGCTGATGTATGCGGTGATCGCCATCGTGATGATCTTCATGGAGCGCAAGGTCTGCGCGGCTTTCCAGTGCCGTCTGGGCCCGGTGCGCGTGGGTTTCTGGGGACTGCTGCAGGTTCCTGCCGACGTGCTGAAGATGCTCACCAAGGAGATCATCACCATCCGCCGTTCGGACAAGTTCCTCTACAACCTCGCGCCCTATATCGTCATTCTGGCCTCGGTGCTGGCTTTCGCCTGCCTGCCCGTGAGCAGGGGGCTCGAGGTGCTGGACTTCAACGTGGGCGTCTTCTTCCTGATGGCCGCCTCGTCGATCGGCGTGGTCGGCATCCTGCTGGCCGGGTGGAGTTCCAACAACAAGTATTCGCTCATCGGCGCCATGCGAAGCGGTGCTCAGATGATCTCGTATGAGCTTTCGATCGGCCTTTCGATCCTCACGATCATCGTGCTGACCGATACGATGCAGTTCTCCGAGATCGTGGCCCGGCAGGCCGACGGGTGGTTTCTCTTCAAAGGTCACATTCCGGCGTTCGTGGCCTTCGTGATCTACCTCATCGCCGGCAACGCCGAGGTCAACCGCGGACCGTTCGACCTCCCGGAGGCCGAGTCGGAATTGACGGCGGGTTATCACACCGAGTATTCGGGCATGCACTTCGGCCTGTTCTACGTCGCCGAGTTCGTCAACCTGTTCATCGTCGCGGGCGTCGCCGCCACCATCTTTCTCGGGGGCTGGATGCCGCTGCACATCTCGGGTTGGGAGGGCTTCAACGCCGTGATGGATTATATTCCGGGCTTCGTCTGGTTCTTCGCCAAGGCTTTCTTCGTGGTGTGGCTGCTGATGTGGATCAAGTGGACGTTCCCGCGTCTGCGGATCGACCAGATCCTGACCTTAGAATGGAAATATCTCGTCCCCATCGGGCTGGCCAACCTGCTGCTGATGGTCATTGTCGTCGTCTTTAAACTGCATTTCTGA
- a CDS encoding NADH-quinone oxidoreductase subunit D, which produces MFTVPADGFHDLAERLRADGFDFLRSLTGMDWGEAGFGVVYHLEATATGENVVLRTLTEERGRPVLPSVCDLWKAAELNEREVFDYFGVRFLNHPDMRRLFLRDDWVGYPLRKDYDPEQNPLRMSNEVSKDSSPTYELQSDGSYIRKRNVLFEEDEYVINVGPQHPATHGVLRFRVSLEGEIIKKLDVHCGYIHRGIEKMCEELTYPQTLALTDRLDYLGAAQNRHALCMCIEKGLGVEVSERVQYIRTIMDELQRIDSHLLFFACLCMDMGALTAFFYGFRDREKVLDILEQTTGGRLIQTYNTIGGVQADIHPDFVRKTKEFIAYMRPKLREYHEVFTGNVIAQERLKGTGVLTRADAVSFGATGGTGRASGWACDVPGGTGRASGWACDVRKRHPYAMYGKVDFEEVLFPEGDCFARYMVRMREIEQSMNIIEQLIDNIPAGEYQLKMKPVIRIPEGSYYAAVEGSRGEFGVFIESRGDKFPYRMKFRSTGLPLVSCLETIARGTKIADLIAIGGTLDYVVPDIDR; this is translated from the coding sequence ATGTTCACCGTCCCGGCGGACGGCTTTCACGATCTGGCTGAGCGTCTGCGGGCCGACGGATTCGATTTCCTGCGCAGTCTCACGGGCATGGACTGGGGCGAGGCGGGCTTCGGCGTGGTCTACCACCTCGAGGCGACCGCGACGGGTGAGAACGTCGTGCTGCGGACGCTGACGGAGGAGCGCGGGCGTCCGGTGCTGCCCTCGGTGTGCGACCTGTGGAAGGCCGCCGAACTGAACGAACGCGAGGTGTTCGACTACTTCGGGGTCCGGTTCCTGAACCACCCCGACATGCGGCGCCTGTTCCTGCGCGACGACTGGGTGGGATATCCCCTGCGCAAGGATTACGACCCGGAGCAGAACCCCCTGCGCATGAGTAACGAGGTGTCGAAGGACAGCTCGCCGACCTACGAACTGCAATCCGACGGCAGCTATATCCGCAAGCGCAACGTGCTTTTCGAGGAGGACGAGTACGTCATCAACGTCGGTCCCCAGCACCCGGCGACGCACGGTGTGCTGCGTTTCCGCGTGTCGCTCGAGGGTGAGATCATCAAGAAACTCGACGTGCACTGCGGCTACATCCACCGCGGCATCGAGAAGATGTGCGAGGAGCTGACCTATCCCCAGACGCTGGCCCTGACGGACCGTCTCGACTACCTCGGGGCGGCGCAGAACCGCCATGCGCTGTGCATGTGCATCGAAAAGGGGCTGGGTGTGGAGGTTTCCGAACGCGTGCAGTACATCCGCACGATCATGGACGAGTTGCAGCGCATCGATTCGCACCTGCTGTTCTTCGCCTGTCTCTGCATGGACATGGGGGCCCTGACGGCCTTCTTCTACGGATTCCGCGACCGCGAGAAGGTGCTCGACATCCTCGAGCAGACCACCGGCGGCCGCCTGATCCAGACCTACAACACCATCGGCGGCGTGCAGGCCGACATTCACCCCGATTTCGTGCGCAAGACCAAGGAGTTCATCGCCTATATGCGTCCCAAGTTGCGCGAATACCACGAAGTCTTCACGGGCAACGTCATCGCGCAGGAGCGTCTGAAAGGCACCGGCGTGCTGACGCGTGCGGATGCCGTCTCGTTCGGCGCCACGGGCGGCACGGGCCGCGCCTCGGGCTGGGCCTGCGACGTGCCGGGCGGCACGGGCCGCGCCTCGGGCTGGGCCTGCGACGTGCGCAAGCGCCATCCCTATGCGATGTACGGTAAGGTCGACTTCGAGGAGGTGTTGTTCCCCGAGGGCGACTGCTTCGCCCGCTACATGGTCCGCATGCGCGAGATCGAGCAGAGCATGAACATCATCGAACAGTTGATCGACAACATCCCCGCGGGCGAGTACCAGTTGAAGATGAAGCCCGTGATCCGCATTCCCGAGGGCAGCTACTACGCCGCCGTCGAGGGGAGCCGCGGCGAGTTCGGGGTCTTCATCGAGAGCCGGGGCGACAAGTTCCCCTACCGCATGAAGTTCCGCTCGACGGGCCTGCCGCTCGTTTCGTGTCTGGAGACCATCGCCCGGGGGACGAAGATCGCCGACCTGATCGCCATCGGCGGTACGTTGGATTATGTGGTTCCGGATATTGACCGATAA
- a CDS encoding NADH-quinone oxidoreductase subunit B, protein MEIKRPKIKSMKYEDFNDNEYIERMIAELRESGTNVMVGCLDELIEWGRSNSLWPLTFATSCCGIEFMAVGAARYDFARFGFEVARASPRQADFIMVAGTITHKMAPVLKRLYDQMADPKYVIAVGGCAISGGPFKRSYHVVDGVDKVLPVDVYIPGCPPRPEAMLYGLMQLQRKVKVQKFFGGVNRQVGREEYEELLRRDLTAEGNELNVEGEEKHE, encoded by the coding sequence ATGGAAATAAAAAGACCGAAAATCAAGTCGATGAAGTACGAGGACTTCAACGACAACGAGTACATCGAACGGATGATCGCCGAGCTGCGCGAGAGCGGCACCAACGTCATGGTGGGTTGTCTGGACGAGCTGATCGAGTGGGGCCGCAGCAACAGCCTCTGGCCCCTGACGTTCGCCACGAGCTGCTGCGGCATCGAGTTCATGGCCGTCGGCGCCGCGCGCTACGACTTTGCCCGGTTCGGGTTCGAAGTAGCCCGCGCCTCCCCGCGGCAGGCCGACTTCATCATGGTCGCCGGAACCATCACCCATAAGATGGCCCCGGTGCTCAAGCGTCTTTACGACCAGATGGCCGATCCCAAATATGTGATCGCCGTGGGCGGCTGCGCCATCAGCGGCGGTCCGTTCAAGCGGTCGTACCATGTGGTCGACGGCGTGGACAAGGTCCTGCCCGTCGACGTCTACATCCCCGGGTGCCCGCCGCGCCCCGAGGCGATGCTCTACGGACTGATGCAGCTCCAGCGCAAGGTGAAGGTGCAGAAGTTCTTCGGCGGCGTGAACCGGCAGGTGGGCCGGGAGGAGTACGAAGAACTGCTCCGGCGCGACCTGACGGCCGAAGGGAACGAACTGAATGTGGAAGGAGAAGAAAAGCATGAATAG
- a CDS encoding NADH-quinone oxidoreductase subunit A yields the protein MYFTLLVVVILTAIALVAVALGIARAISPRSYNPQKGEAYECGIPTRGRSWMQFKVGYYLFAILFLMFDVETVFLFSWAVVVQDLGVYGLVSILFFLLVLILGLAYAWRKGALEWK from the coding sequence ATGTATTTTACGCTGTTGGTGGTCGTCATCCTTACGGCCATTGCGCTGGTCGCAGTCGCGCTGGGTATCGCCCGCGCCATTTCGCCGCGTTCGTACAACCCCCAGAAGGGCGAAGCCTACGAATGCGGCATCCCGACGCGCGGCCGCTCGTGGATGCAGTTCAAGGTGGGTTACTACCTCTTCGCCATCCTCTTCCTGATGTTCGACGTCGAGACGGTGTTTCTCTTCTCGTGGGCCGTGGTCGTGCAGGATCTGGGTGTCTACGGACTGGTGAGCATCCTCTTTTTCCTGCTGGTACTGATTCTGGGCCTTGCCTATGCATGGCGGAAAGGAGCTTTGGAATGGAAATAA
- a CDS encoding superoxide dismutase translates to MATNDTAAEPRFTPQDLPYAYDALEPAISGETMHYHHDKHYAGYVAKLNELILDTPFAAQPLEDIILSADGAIFNNAAQAWNHEFFFEGLSPKPQKAPSGKLLEAVNRSFGSFDGLKTQMGQTAAGLFGSGWVWLAEDGDGKLVVVAEPNAGNPMCRGLKPLLAIDVWEHAYYIDYRNRRADAVAALWDIVDWRVVEERYAQK, encoded by the coding sequence ATGGCAACGAACGATACCGCAGCCGAACCGCGCTTCACGCCGCAGGACCTGCCCTACGCATACGATGCGCTCGAACCGGCGATCTCCGGCGAGACGATGCACTACCACCACGACAAGCACTATGCGGGCTATGTCGCCAAGCTCAACGAGCTGATCCTCGACACGCCCTTTGCCGCACAGCCGCTCGAGGACATCATCCTCTCGGCCGACGGCGCGATCTTCAACAACGCCGCGCAGGCTTGGAACCACGAGTTTTTCTTCGAAGGACTCTCCCCGAAGCCGCAGAAAGCGCCTTCGGGCAAGTTGCTCGAGGCCGTCAACCGCAGTTTCGGCTCGTTCGACGGGCTGAAGACACAAATGGGACAGACCGCCGCCGGGCTGTTCGGTTCGGGCTGGGTGTGGTTGGCCGAGGACGGGGACGGTAAACTGGTCGTCGTCGCCGAACCGAATGCCGGCAATCCGATGTGCCGGGGTCTGAAGCCGCTGCTGGCGATCGACGTCTGGGAACACGCCTACTACATCGACTACCGCAACCGCCGCGCCGACGCCGTCGCCGCGCTGTGGGACATCGTCGACTGGCGTGTCGTGGAGGAGCGTTACGCCCAAAAATAG
- a CDS encoding rubredoxin — MQKYRCTCCKYIYDPVLGDPEHNVGRNTPFDALPDDWVCPVCGKGKWAFEADEEP; from the coding sequence ATGCAAAAATACCGTTGCACCTGCTGCAAATACATCTACGATCCCGTGCTGGGCGACCCGGAGCACAATGTGGGCCGGAACACGCCGTTCGATGCGCTGCCCGACGACTGGGTGTGCCCCGTCTGCGGCAAAGGCAAATGGGCTTTCGAAGCCGATGAAGAACCCTAA
- a CDS encoding tryptophanase, with product MTLPYAEPYKIKMTEAIRTSTREEREAWIREARYNLFKLRADEVTIDLLTDSGTGSMSDRQWAAMMTGDESYAGASSYFRLRETVTTLFGMPWFLPTHQGRAAENVIFSALLKAGDIVPGNSHFDTTKGHIEFRRCHAVDCTIDAAADTQLELPFKGEMDLSKLEAVLRENPREKVPCVVLTVTNNTAGGQPVSMRNIRETAELCRRYGVPLLMDSARFAENAYFIKTREEGYASKTIKEIVHEMFTYADIMTISAKKDGVMNMGGFVAMRSEELYKQTMSFSILFEGYVTYGGMSGRDMDALAVGLDENTEFEQLDARIRQVKLLGDLLDEYGVPYQRPAGGHAIFVDAKKVLPNLPKEQFIAQTLAVELYLEAGIRGVEIGSILADRDPDTHENRYPALELLRLAIPRRVYTDNHIRVIAAACRNIYERRAEITTGYRITFEAPILRHFTVELDKIR from the coding sequence ATGACACTTCCATACGCCGAACCGTACAAAATCAAGATGACCGAGGCCATCCGCACCTCCACGCGCGAGGAGCGCGAAGCTTGGATTCGCGAAGCCCGCTACAACCTCTTCAAGCTGCGCGCGGACGAGGTGACGATCGACCTGCTGACCGACTCGGGCACGGGCTCGATGTCCGACCGCCAGTGGGCCGCGATGATGACCGGCGACGAGAGCTACGCCGGAGCGTCGTCCTATTTCCGGCTCCGGGAAACCGTCACGACGCTCTTCGGAATGCCGTGGTTCCTGCCCACGCACCAAGGGCGCGCCGCCGAGAACGTCATTTTCTCGGCGCTGCTCAAAGCGGGCGACATCGTCCCGGGCAACTCGCACTTCGACACCACGAAGGGCCACATCGAGTTCCGCCGCTGCCACGCCGTGGACTGCACGATCGACGCCGCGGCCGACACCCAGCTCGAACTGCCGTTCAAGGGCGAGATGGACCTCTCCAAACTCGAAGCCGTGCTGCGCGAAAATCCGCGCGAAAAGGTACCCTGCGTGGTGCTGACCGTCACCAACAACACCGCCGGGGGCCAGCCCGTATCGATGCGCAACATCCGCGAAACGGCCGAACTGTGCCGCCGCTACGGGGTGCCCCTGCTGATGGACTCGGCGCGCTTCGCCGAAAACGCCTACTTCATCAAGACCCGCGAGGAGGGTTACGCTTCGAAGACGATCAAGGAGATCGTGCACGAGATGTTCACCTATGCCGACATCATGACCATCTCGGCCAAGAAGGACGGCGTCATGAACATGGGCGGCTTCGTGGCGATGCGCTCCGAAGAGCTCTACAAGCAGACCATGTCGTTCAGCATCCTATTCGAAGGCTACGTCACTTACGGCGGCATGTCGGGGCGCGACATGGACGCGCTGGCCGTGGGACTCGACGAGAATACGGAGTTCGAACAGCTCGACGCCCGCATCCGGCAGGTGAAGCTGCTGGGCGACCTGCTGGACGAATACGGCGTACCCTACCAGCGGCCGGCCGGCGGACACGCCATCTTCGTCGACGCCAAAAAAGTGCTGCCGAATCTCCCCAAAGAGCAGTTCATCGCCCAGACGCTGGCCGTGGAACTCTATCTCGAGGCGGGCATCCGCGGCGTGGAGATCGGCTCGATTCTCGCCGACCGCGACCCCGACACCCACGAGAACCGTTACCCCGCGCTCGAACTGCTGCGGCTGGCCATTCCCCGCCGGGTCTACACCGACAACCACATCCGCGTGATCGCCGCCGCCTGCCGCAACATCTACGAGCGCCGTGCGGAGATCACCACGGGTTACCGCATCACCTTCGAGGCGCCGATCCTGCGCCATTTCACCGTCGAACTCGATAAAATCCGATAA
- a CDS encoding sialate O-acetylesterase → MKRILLTLAALGTALTMQAKVVLPGIFGDNMVLQQQSEAQFWGKAAPGKKVTIRPSWSSQPVTAAVGKDGRWQVAVPTPAAGGPYTIELSDGEPLTLRDVLIGEVWLCSGQSNMEMPVRGFNNQPVEGSADAIMRAKAATPIRLCTVNRATARTPQEECTARWQQHTPEAVAATSATAYFFARYLQEVLEVPVGVIVTCWGGTPVETWMDRETMSAFKEFDLSFLDGEARIEKPEMKPCGLYNAMIAPLVPYTVKGFLWYQGESNRLRPDQYRALMPAFVKMLRERWAQGELPFYYVQIAPYRYENPDEVGSALLREAQLRNLQDIPASGMAVTLDIGNENCIHPAQKEQVGTRLAWLALSKTYGMKGIDADTPVLEKMEIAGNKACLTFRTGREGLAPLGDTLTGFEIAGADRVFHPATARIRKGNGRLIVSSDAVAEPVAVRYAFRNYAEATLFNSSGIPVSSFRTDDWEVK, encoded by the coding sequence ATGAAACGAATCCTTCTCACACTGGCCGCGCTCGGCACGGCCCTCACGATGCAGGCAAAAGTCGTCCTGCCCGGCATTTTCGGCGACAACATGGTGCTCCAGCAGCAGTCCGAAGCGCAGTTCTGGGGCAAGGCCGCTCCCGGAAAGAAAGTCACCATCCGCCCCTCGTGGAGCTCGCAGCCCGTGACCGCCGCCGTCGGCAAGGACGGCCGCTGGCAGGTCGCCGTGCCGACCCCGGCTGCCGGAGGTCCCTATACGATCGAGCTGAGCGACGGCGAGCCGCTGACGCTCCGCGACGTCCTGATCGGCGAGGTGTGGCTCTGCTCCGGGCAGTCGAACATGGAGATGCCCGTGCGCGGATTCAACAACCAGCCCGTCGAAGGTTCGGCCGACGCAATCATGCGGGCCAAGGCCGCGACGCCGATCCGCCTCTGCACCGTGAACCGTGCCACGGCCCGCACCCCGCAGGAGGAGTGCACGGCCCGATGGCAGCAGCACACCCCCGAAGCCGTCGCCGCGACGAGCGCCACGGCCTACTTCTTCGCACGCTACCTGCAGGAGGTGCTGGAGGTTCCCGTGGGCGTCATCGTCACCTGCTGGGGCGGCACGCCCGTCGAGACGTGGATGGACCGCGAAACGATGAGCGCATTCAAGGAGTTCGACCTCTCGTTCCTCGACGGCGAGGCCCGGATCGAAAAACCGGAGATGAAACCCTGCGGACTCTATAACGCCATGATCGCACCGCTCGTACCCTATACAGTCAAGGGATTCCTCTGGTATCAGGGCGAATCGAACCGACTGCGGCCCGACCAGTACCGGGCGCTGATGCCGGCTTTTGTGAAGATGCTCCGCGAACGCTGGGCACAGGGCGAACTGCCGTTCTACTATGTGCAGATCGCGCCCTACCGCTATGAGAACCCCGACGAAGTGGGTTCGGCCCTGCTGCGCGAAGCCCAACTGCGCAACCTGCAGGACATCCCCGCGAGCGGCATGGCCGTGACGCTGGACATCGGCAACGAAAACTGCATCCACCCTGCCCAAAAAGAGCAGGTCGGCACACGTCTGGCATGGCTGGCGCTGTCGAAAACCTACGGCATGAAGGGCATCGACGCCGACACGCCCGTACTCGAGAAGATGGAAATCGCCGGCAACAAAGCCTGCCTGACCTTCCGCACTGGCCGCGAGGGCCTCGCCCCGCTGGGCGACACGCTCACGGGCTTCGAGATCGCCGGTGCCGACCGCGTGTTCCACCCCGCCACGGCCCGGATCAGGAAGGGCAACGGCCGCCTGATCGTCTCGAGCGATGCCGTTGCGGAGCCCGTCGCCGTGCGCTATGCGTTCCGCAACTACGCCGAAGCGACGCTGTTCAACAGCTCCGGCATCCCCGTCTCCTCGTTCCGCACCGACGACTGGGAGGTGAAATGA
- a CDS encoding site-specific integrase produces MTTSVKVKFRISRVPGKAGSICYQVTHGRQVRRVATRIRILPEWWDAEAGHIRPFPGEASVLRHRIDSDVALLLRIVRDLTLEGRPYTADEVVARFRTPHCDATVLAFLRGQITRLTAEGRLGTARNYARTLNSFSDFLGGADLPFAALTEPLVEEYSAYLMRRGVVRNTVSFYMRNLRAVYNKAVRQHLTEQRFPFGSVYTGIDHTRKRAVDERLIGRLRNLDLSASAALTLARDLFIFSYCTRGMAFIDMAFLRKCDISGGEIRYVRRKTGQQMTVRLEACMREIVRRYEWRTRSTPYVFPLLTAEEPGRAYGQYQVALNYYNRLLKRLSQRLGFEGNLSSYTSRHSWATAARNHRVPITVISAGMGHTSERTTRIYLSSLESSVIDCANRKILSALNRI; encoded by the coding sequence ATGACAACTTCCGTAAAGGTAAAATTCCGCATTTCGCGTGTCCCGGGCAAGGCCGGGAGTATCTGTTATCAGGTGACGCACGGCCGTCAGGTCCGCCGTGTCGCCACCCGCATCCGCATCCTGCCCGAGTGGTGGGACGCCGAAGCCGGGCATATCCGGCCGTTTCCGGGCGAGGCGTCCGTGCTCCGGCATCGCATCGACAGCGACGTGGCCCTGCTGCTGCGTATCGTCCGCGACCTGACGCTCGAAGGACGTCCGTACACGGCGGACGAGGTCGTCGCCCGGTTCCGTACACCGCATTGTGACGCCACCGTACTGGCATTTCTTCGTGGACAAATCACCCGGCTGACAGCCGAAGGGCGGCTGGGGACGGCGCGCAACTATGCGCGGACGCTCAACAGTTTTTCGGATTTTCTCGGCGGTGCGGACCTCCCGTTTGCGGCCCTCACCGAGCCGCTGGTCGAGGAGTACAGCGCCTACCTCATGCGGCGTGGCGTCGTCCGCAACACCGTGTCGTTCTACATGCGCAACCTCCGCGCCGTCTACAACAAAGCCGTCCGGCAGCACCTTACGGAGCAGCGTTTTCCCTTCGGCAGCGTCTATACGGGCATCGACCACACCCGGAAACGGGCCGTCGACGAGCGGCTCATCGGTCGTCTCCGGAACCTCGACCTGAGTGCCTCGGCTGCCCTGACGCTGGCCCGCGACCTCTTTATCTTCAGCTACTGTACGCGCGGCATGGCGTTTATCGATATGGCTTTCCTGCGGAAATGCGACATTTCGGGCGGCGAGATCCGTTATGTGCGGCGCAAGACGGGACAGCAGATGACCGTGCGTCTGGAGGCGTGTATGCGGGAGATTGTCCGGCGGTACGAATGGCGCACCCGGAGCACGCCCTATGTCTTTCCGCTGCTGACGGCCGAGGAGCCCGGCAGGGCCTATGGGCAGTATCAGGTGGCGCTGAACTATTACAACCGCCTGCTGAAACGGCTTTCACAGCGTCTCGGGTTCGAGGGCAACCTTTCGTCCTACACGTCGCGCCACAGTTGGGCGACGGCGGCGCGCAACCACCGGGTGCCGATTACGGTCATCAGCGCAGGCATGGGACATACCTCCGAGCGCACGACCCGGATTTATCTCTCTTCGCTGGAGAGTTCGGTGATCGACTGCGCCAACCGGAAGATTCTCTCGGCGCTGAACCGGATATGA
- a CDS encoding aspartate-semialdehyde dehydrogenase, with translation MKIAIVGVSGAVGQEFLRILEERTLPVDELVLFGSQRSAGRKYKFRGKEIEVKLLQHNDDFKGIDFALTSAGAGTSREFADTITKHGTIMIDNSSAFRMDADVPLVVPEVNPEDAKNAPRRIIANPNCTTIQMVVALNAVEKVSHITRVHVSTYQSASGAGAAAMTELETQYAEIGAGKEPTVSKFAFQLAYNVIPHIDVFTDNDYTKEEMKMFHETRKIMHSDIRVSATCVRVPVMRAHSESVWLETERPVSVEEARAAFAKEPGVVLMDEPAEKIYPMPLFIAGKDPVYVGRIRRDLTCDNGLTFWCVSDQIKKGAALNAVQILETLI, from the coding sequence ATGAAAATTGCTATTGTGGGCGTCAGCGGTGCTGTGGGCCAAGAATTTCTGCGGATTTTGGAGGAGCGTACGCTTCCGGTGGACGAACTCGTGCTGTTCGGTTCTCAGCGCAGTGCAGGACGAAAATACAAGTTCCGCGGAAAGGAGATCGAGGTCAAGCTGCTGCAACACAACGACGATTTCAAGGGGATCGATTTCGCCCTGACCTCGGCCGGGGCGGGAACCTCGCGCGAGTTCGCCGATACGATCACCAAACACGGCACGATCATGATCGACAACTCGAGCGCCTTCCGCATGGATGCCGACGTGCCCCTCGTGGTGCCGGAGGTCAACCCCGAGGATGCGAAGAATGCGCCCCGCCGTATCATCGCCAATCCCAACTGCACGACGATCCAGATGGTCGTGGCGCTGAACGCCGTCGAGAAGGTCTCGCACATCACCCGCGTGCACGTCTCGACCTACCAGTCGGCCAGCGGCGCCGGAGCCGCCGCCATGACGGAGCTTGAGACGCAATATGCCGAGATCGGAGCCGGCAAGGAGCCCACGGTGTCGAAATTCGCTTTCCAGTTAGCTTATAACGTGATCCCGCATATCGACGTCTTCACCGACAACGACTACACGAAGGAGGAGATGAAGATGTTCCACGAGACGCGCAAGATCATGCACTCGGACATCCGCGTGTCGGCGACCTGCGTGCGCGTTCCGGTGATGCGTGCCCACTCGGAGAGCGTATGGCTCGAGACCGAGCGTCCGGTGTCGGTGGAGGAGGCCCGCGCGGCTTTCGCCAAGGAACCCGGCGTGGTGCTGATGGACGAACCGGCGGAAAAGATCTACCCGATGCCACTGTTCATCGCCGGCAAGGACCCCGTTTATGTGGGCCGCATCCGCAGGGACCTGACCTGCGACAACGGACTGACGTTCTGGTGCGTGAGCGACCAGATCAAGAAAGGCGCGGCGCTCAATGCCGTGCAGATACTCGAGACTTTGATCTGA